The DNA sequence GGCTAGGTGGTTCAATTGAGCGAGAATCACGCGATGGAGCGGCGCACCTTCATGGCGCTGGTCTCGGGCGGTCTCCTCGCCGTCCCGCGGACCGGTGAGGCGCAGCCGGCGGGGAAGGTTACGCGAATAGGCTTTCTGTCGCCGAGCTCTCCTTCTAATGTACGAAACCCGCTTCGTCTCGATGCCCTCCGGCAAGGCCTGAATGAGCTAGGCTATGTGGAAGGTCAGAACATCGCGATTGAGTCCCGATGGGCGGAGGGAAAGTACGACCAGCTTCCGGGCCTCGCGGCCGACTTGGTCAGCCTGAAGGTGGATGTCATAGTCACGTATACCGCGCCGGCGATCCAGGCTGTAAAACAAGCGACGAGGACGATTCCCATTGTCATGGGAGGCGTCATTGATCCTGTGGCGACTGGCCTTGTCGCTAGCCTCGCGCGGCCAGGAGGAAACATTACCGGGCTCTCCTTAATGGCGGCCGAGCCGGTTGCCAAGCAGTTGGAGATCCTCAAGGAGGCGGTTCCCAAGGTCTCCCGAGTGGCCGTGCTCGGGAACCCTTCCAACGTAGGCACCGCACCACAATTGCAATATGCGCAGGATGCGGCCCGCGCATTGGGGATGCGGCTTCAACACCTGGAGGTGCGCAGTCCCGTCGAGATCGACGGCGCCTTCACGGCGATGACCAGAGACAGGGCCGGCGCGGTCATCGTGCTGGTGGACGCAATGTTCGAAGAGCACAGAACACGAATCGTAGACCTCGCGACAAGGCGCCATAGGCGATCTCATTCGTCTCGGAGTTGCCGTAATCGTCGGCGACGGCACACGAGTGATCCGTGCGATACAGAGCGCCACGAGGACGATTCCGATCGTCATGATCGCGGCCGCCGATCCGGTTCGAAGCGGATTGGTCGCGAGCTGGGCCCACCCGGGCGGGAACACCACCGGCCTGGCCAATATAGCTCCTGAACTCGCCGGGAAGCGGCTGGAGTTGCTCAAAGAAATTATCCCAGCGCTCTCCCCCGTCGCCGTGCTCTGGAATCCTGGAGACGCCTCTGCCACTCTCTCCTTCAAAGAGACTCAGGCGGCGGCTCGGGCATTGGGAGTACAGCTGCTCTCTCTCGAAGCGCGAGGGCCAAACGACTTCGCCCGGGCGTTCGAGGGCGCTGTCAGAGGGCAGGCCAGGGCATTGACCGTGTTGTCGGATGCCCTCATGTTCAATTACCGGACGAGGATCGTGGAGCTTGCGATTGAGAGGCGGCTACCTGCGGTGCATACGCATCGGGGTTGGGCCGAGGCCGGTGCCCTCCTGTCCTATGGGCCAGACTTTGCCGATCTATGGCGACGTGCCGCTGGCTATGTGGACAAGATCCTCAAAGGGGCGAAGCCGGGCGATCTGCCCGTCGAGCAGCCGACTAAGTTTGATTTGGTGATCAACCTCAAGACTGCCAAGGCGCTCGGGCTGACGATCCCCCAATCGCTGCTGGGGCGGGCGGATGAGGTGATCCAATAGCCGACCGCCGCGCCCGCCTCATGTTCGTCACGCTTACTTGCACTCGGCTCGATCGGTCCCTGTCGCCCGTGCTCGAGGTGCTCCACGAGTGGCTGGGCTCCTGGTCGGGCATTGGCGTGATCGAGCGTGGCATGGCCCGGCAGGGCTACGACCTTCAGCTCACCCGCTATGCCAACGAGGGCTGGCGGGCCACGTTCTACCTCACGGGCCGCGAGCACTCCATGACGCAGGCGACGGGCTCAGCCTGGGAGCCGACCCCCTGGCGCGCCGTGCAAGGTGCCGCGTGGGAGGCGCTGAAGAAGCTCTAGGCGGAGCCAGTGGCCTGAACCAGCCCATGTCACCGCGCGCAAGGATGGTCCGCTTCGAGCGCCGGCTTCGCCGGCGCAATCTGCTCGGGGGGCAGGCTTCGGAAGGGGGCGGAGCCCCCCCCCGAGTTACCTAGTACCCGCGCCCCCAGTACTCGTAAAACCGCTGGATGTTGCCGGGTAGATAGGCGTCGTAGTTTGCCCACTTCTCGTACTTCGGCAGCTTGATCTCCTTCATCGCGGTGTCGAAGCACTTGCCCGCGAGGAGTTCCTTCCCAGTTTTA is a window from the Candidatus Methylomirabilota bacterium genome containing:
- a CDS encoding ABC transporter substrate-binding protein translates to MIRAIQSATRTIPIVMIAAADPVRSGLVASWAHPGGNTTGLANIAPELAGKRLELLKEIIPALSPVAVLWNPGDASATLSFKETQAAARALGVQLLSLEARGPNDFARAFEGAVRGQARALTVLSDALMFNYRTRIVELAIERRLPAVHTHRGWAEAGALLSYGPDFADLWRRAAGYVDKILKGAKPGDLPVEQPTKFDLVINLKTAKALGLTIPQSLLGRADEVIQ